The Aneurinibacillus migulanus genome contains the following window.
CCATCTGGTGTAAGCGGAAAGCTGGTACCGCAATTGCTCGATGGAAAGCTGAAGGTTATTGATGTATCCGGTGATTTTCGCCTTGCCACGCCGGATTTATACAAACAATGGTACGGAAAAGAGACGGCAGGACAGGAATACATCGACCAGGCGATTTATGGCCTTTCTGAATGGAATGCGGAGGCGATCAAAGAAACGAATCTGCTCGCCAATCCAGGCTGTTATCCGACGGCGACGCTATTAAGCTTGTTGCCGTTGCTACAGGAAAACCTTATTGACGGAAAATCTATTATCGTAGATGCCAAGTCGGGCGTCACTGGTGCGGGGCGGGGTGCTTCCCTGGGCACGCATTTCTGTGAAGTGAATGAAAGCATCTCCGCTTATAAGGTTGGCAAACACCAGCATACACCTGAGATTGAACAGACGCTGACACAGTTTACCGGACAGGGCGTGCTACTCTCGTTTACTCCCCATCTTGTACCGATGAATCGCGGCATTCTTACCACCTCATACGCTGCGCTGAAAGACGATGTAACTGCAGAGAACATCGCTGAAGCTTATGTAAAAGCATATGAAGGCAAGCCATTCGTACGGCTTCGTCCGGGGGCGTATCCGAAGACAAAAGAAGTGTACGGTTCCAATTATTGCGACATCGCCTGGCATGTCGATGAGCGCACCGGCCGAGTTATCATACTTGCAGTTATCGACAATGTAGTGAAGGGTGCAGCCGGGCAGGCGGTACAGAATATGAACCTGATGTTCGGGCTTCCGGAGATGACGGGCCTTACGTTTACACCAGTATATCCGTAGACACCAGCCCGATGAAAAGAGGGAGAGAGAATGGAAAAACAGGTAGTTATTAAATGTGGCGGTAGTACATTGGAGAGCCTGCCAGCCTCTTTTTATAAAGATATCAAGGAACTGCAAGATGAAGGAATGGCTGTCACGATAGTACATGGTGGAGGTCCTGCTATCTCGGCCACGCTGAAACAGATGGGCATCGAGCCGCATTTCGTGGACGGATTGCGGGTAACGGATGCAGCGACATTGCAGGTAGCGCAAATGGTACTCATCGGCCAAACCAATAAGCAGGTGGTCACCCGTATTCAGGTAGCGGGGGGCCAGGCGGCAGGCATCAGCGGCATCG
Protein-coding sequences here:
- the argC gene encoding N-acetyl-gamma-glutamyl-phosphate reductase — protein: MEDQDVNISIIGATGYSGVELVRLLLTHPEANIAAVYSNSQTGKTMQEVYPHLTHIFTDDLAEIDCARIQKEADVVFIATPSGVSGKLVPQLLDGKLKVIDVSGDFRLATPDLYKQWYGKETAGQEYIDQAIYGLSEWNAEAIKETNLLANPGCYPTATLLSLLPLLQENLIDGKSIIVDAKSGVTGAGRGASLGTHFCEVNESISAYKVGKHQHTPEIEQTLTQFTGQGVLLSFTPHLVPMNRGILTTSYAALKDDVTAENIAEAYVKAYEGKPFVRLRPGAYPKTKEVYGSNYCDIAWHVDERTGRVIILAVIDNVVKGAAGQAVQNMNLMFGLPEMTGLTFTPVYP